A single genomic interval of Geitlerinema sp. PCC 9228 harbors:
- a CDS encoding TldD/PmbA family protein — protein sequence MSDPTIEKILQLASQRADSAEVYYLASEDTPIEFENNRLKSLQTKALQGVALRVIKNGRLGFASATDLTRIEELVDAAIQTSEIGDEVDFAFADTVGESETSSDYTPPSSDELVALGNQLIGGVREYNPDILVNVGFHVRNGTVKFATTNDVYAQRSRKILSADIEGNLVRGEDFLQIYTYEVARDEPLACMKANRLDDNPLLQDLLQKYRWAENTATVSSGQLPVYFLPRAFGFTLVSLFDTILSGQAVVQKASPLVDKVGQTIFDPRFSLWEDPSIGTGACQFDDEGTPTSYKKLIDQGTIQGFYWDRRWAARGGVQPTGNGFRGGLSRPNPDLVNICVAGGNTPTSELIGNIKEGIIVDQVLGAGQSNQLAGEFSVNLDLGYKVENGEIVGRVKNTMVAGNIFEAFNNVVDFSSQPEWVGGSAYLPGILFSQLGVASKQ from the coding sequence GTGAGCGATCCAACCATCGAAAAAATTCTCCAACTTGCCTCCCAAAGGGCAGATTCGGCAGAAGTCTACTATCTCGCTAGCGAAGACACGCCCATTGAATTTGAAAACAACCGATTAAAATCCTTGCAAACCAAAGCCCTGCAAGGGGTTGCCTTGCGGGTGATTAAAAATGGTCGGTTGGGGTTTGCCAGTGCCACCGATTTAACCCGTATCGAAGAATTGGTGGATGCTGCCATCCAAACCTCAGAAATTGGCGATGAGGTGGATTTTGCCTTTGCGGATACCGTTGGCGAAAGCGAAACCAGTTCTGACTATACACCTCCCAGTAGCGACGAACTGGTAGCGTTGGGCAACCAACTAATTGGCGGCGTGCGAGAATATAACCCTGACATTTTGGTGAATGTCGGTTTCCACGTGCGCAACGGTACGGTAAAATTTGCTACTACCAACGATGTTTACGCCCAGCGATCGCGCAAAATCCTCAGTGCCGACATTGAAGGGAATTTGGTCAGGGGCGAAGATTTTCTGCAAATCTACACCTACGAAGTGGCTAGAGACGAACCCCTGGCTTGCATGAAAGCCAACCGTCTCGATGACAATCCCTTGCTGCAGGATTTGCTGCAAAAATATCGTTGGGCAGAAAATACTGCCACTGTCTCTAGCGGTCAGTTGCCGGTTTATTTTCTCCCCAGGGCTTTTGGATTTACCTTAGTTAGCCTGTTCGATACCATTCTTTCCGGGCAAGCCGTGGTGCAAAAAGCATCTCCCCTGGTCGATAAAGTGGGTCAAACCATATTCGATCCGCGTTTTAGCTTGTGGGAAGACCCCAGCATAGGCACCGGTGCTTGTCAGTTTGACGACGAAGGCACCCCCACCAGCTACAAGAAACTTATCGACCAAGGTACCATACAAGGATTTTACTGGGACCGACGCTGGGCAGCCCGTGGTGGCGTTCAACCTACTGGCAACGGCTTTCGCGGCGGTTTGTCTCGCCCCAACCCCGATTTGGTAAACATTTGCGTGGCAGGGGGCAACACGCCAACTAGCGAACTAATTGGCAATATTAAAGAAGGGATTATCGTAGACCAAGTGTTGGGGGCTGGTCAGTCCAACCAACTGGCAGGCGAATTTTCCGTTAATCTAGATTTGGGCTATAAGGTGGAAAACGGGGAAATTGTCGGTCGCGTCAAAAATACCATGGTAGCTGGTAATATTTTTGAAGCCTTTAATAATGTGGTAGATTTCAGCAGCCAGCCAGAGTGGGTAGGTGGCAGTGCCTATTTGCCGGGGATTTTGTTCTCCCAGTTGGGCGTTGCTAGCAAGCAATAG
- a CDS encoding DUF3153 domain-containing protein yields the protein MKFWAKIRQVISPISPRRGNPPWLPWRVVGVLAIATIFLTGCVDYKVGIQFDNQTHGTIVQNVRLSDKLMAFNREAASAWLDSIAKRTRNLGGKVRSLSEQEIEAKMSFSNAAELEEKLNTFFHPIQEQNQTAAASDGGPHSSESQPESRTPKEAATDTENQDELPQIGSNLKINQNNFLLVLRNRFVYDIDLRSLAVLSSEGNILVSPGSLVDLKLTLQAPWGLRSVEKHEYAISPQMNLEGNQLTWKLQPGKQNHLEAIFWIPSPIGIGAVAIAILVGIGFWLKYQLLPFLGFGKKKAKPQTQ from the coding sequence ATGAAATTTTGGGCAAAAATTCGGCAGGTTATTTCACCAATTTCCCCCCGTAGGGGCAACCCCCCGTGGTTGCCCTGGCGCGTTGTTGGTGTTTTGGCGATCGCTACGATATTCCTAACCGGATGTGTAGACTATAAAGTAGGGATTCAATTCGACAACCAAACCCACGGCACCATCGTGCAAAACGTTCGGTTGAGCGATAAATTAATGGCTTTCAATCGCGAGGCGGCATCGGCGTGGTTGGATAGCATTGCCAAACGCACGCGCAATCTCGGTGGCAAAGTGCGTAGCCTTTCCGAACAGGAGATAGAAGCCAAAATGAGCTTTAGCAATGCGGCGGAATTGGAAGAAAAATTAAATACCTTCTTTCATCCTATCCAAGAACAAAACCAAACCGCAGCAGCTTCGGATGGGGGTCCGCATTCTTCCGAATCGCAACCGGAATCCCGCACACCCAAAGAGGCTGCTACCGATACCGAAAATCAGGATGAACTGCCGCAAATTGGGTCTAATTTGAAAATTAACCAAAATAACTTTTTGCTGGTGTTGCGCAATCGTTTTGTGTACGATATCGATCTGCGATCGCTAGCCGTTCTTTCTTCAGAAGGCAATATTTTGGTTAGCCCTGGCAGTCTGGTGGATTTAAAATTAACCTTGCAGGCACCTTGGGGTCTTCGTAGCGTGGAAAAACACGAATATGCGATTTCACCGCAGATGAATCTAGAAGGCAACCAACTCACCTGGAAATTGCAGCCAGGCAAACAAAACCATCTAGAAGCCATTTTCTGGATTCCCAGCCCCATCGGCATCGGGGCAGTTGCGATCGCAATTTTGGTGGGAATTGGCTTTTGGTTAAAATACCAACTACTACCATTTCTCGGATTTGGTAAAAAGAAAGCGAAGCCCCAAACGCAATAA